The genomic region ATGCGCATGCTATCTTTTGCACACGCCGTTCATGGCGTCCTCCTTCAAAGTCGGTAGAAAGAAAAATTTTCACCATCGCTTGGGCTTCTTCCAAAGACACAAAACGAGCAGGCAGACAAATCACATTGGCATCATTGTGTTGACGTGCCAAACGTGCAGTTTCTTCATTCCAACACAAAGCAGCGCGCACTTTGGCATGCTTATTGGCGGTCATACATACTCCATTACCCGAACCGCAAATAAGAATGCCCCACTGTGCTTTTCCTTCGTCTACAGCTTGTGCCACAGGGTGAGCGTAATCTGGATAATCGACCGAATCGGCGCTATGTGTTCCCACGTCTTCTACTTTGTATCCTTCCTGCAACAGCATTTGCTTAATTCCTTCTTTGTATTCAAAGCCTGCATGGTCTGAACCAATGAAAACTACTGCTTTTTCCATGAGTCAATTGGGTTGTTGACGTTCCTTCTACAAAACTAAGGAAATCATTCGACAAGTAGCCGGAAGTAGTACATTTCACCACTCAAAGAAAGCTGTAAAACATAGGCGCCTTGTGGTAAGCCATGTAAATAAAATGATTCTACCCGGGACAACACCGCTTGCCTTAGCAACCTTCCATCATATGCATAAAGCCACCACTGCATGCTTCCGGCTTGTATTCTGTTCGTGTCAACCTCTATGCGCACCACTCCCCTGCTCGGATTAGGATACAGTCGAACTGCCGGCACCTGTGCTGCTTCTATGGCTGTGGGGCTTTTTGGTACTCCTACAATAGCTACTCGCTGCCAAGCGCTGGGCAACAAATGATTGAAATCATAAGAAGCATTTTCTACGAAGAAAAAAGTTTCCGAAGGAAAAGTGTTCACCACATATACCATCGCTGCCCCGCTCTGATACAAAGAGCTATCTGCCCGGTAGAAATTAAAATGATAGCCTCCCGAAGGTACAATAGAAGCAAGATACACGGCATCTGTCTGGTGCACTTCCACCACTGCCGGCACTTGTGGCAGTGCACAAGTACGCAGAGCAAGGAAGCGTTCACGGGCAAGCCCATACAGTGTCCGCAGGCTGTCATGCGAAGGTGCCGACAATACCGCCCATGCTACCCATGCAGAATCTTGTGCTGGAATGCTGAAATGAATGCTTGCCAGTGCTGCTACGTTTGCGTTGTTTCCACCTGCCTGCAAGCGGTTGGAAGTCATGGCGCCCCACATATCCGCCGCAGAGAAACCATCATTCAAAGCAAGGCTACCATTGCTGCCATCCACATCGAAAGCATAGTATGTCGTATCTATTTGACGGAAAGCTTGTAGCAAAGCTATGGCGGCGTAGTGTCCACTACCATCACGGGCATAAATCATGGACACAGCAGTATCAACAGCGCATTGCTGAAGCGAAACATTCGGCAAATCGAAGTCATAAAACAAGCCAAGTCTTACTGTATCGGCAAAAAGCTGGCGGTTGTGCACACGGTATTCTTGAAAAAGCACACCGGGGACTAAAGAATCAAGATATAATCGCTCAGTGACAGTGTATGCACTTGTGGCAGTAGGTTGTAAGAATGTGTACATGGCGGAGGGAGCACTCCACGAAGCCGTTTCTTCAAAATCGTTATTCATGCCCCCCACATAATCGGGCACGGTACTCCACAGACTATCTTGTGAAACAGCCATCACAAAGCCGCCTGCGCGCGCATAAGTAGTATCATTAAAACGCATTCCCTGACTGTAGGGGTAATCATAAACTGCCAAATGCCCCTTCGTATCATACCAAAATGTCAAGCGTTTATCAAAGAGTGCAGGGTACAAAGGCGCAAAACGAAGTTCCACATATTCCCGAAAGATGCCTTGGTCTGCGGTATATTCTATCCCGATGTAAGCCGTATGCGATGCCGGAATATCGCCAGTTCGCTCTATGACCAAAGCACCTAAGGGGGTCTCTTTGCTCTCCAAGGTAGTCATATCGCCTATGTTTGCCGTTGCCGCAATAACATTGACATAAGGCGATAAACTATTGATATGTACTTGCACATGGGTGGCAGGTGTCAGTAAGTTAGTATGTTTCATATGAAGCGCGTAGTGCTCGTTTCCTAAAGCGTATAAAATTGGGTCGGAAGGAGTTACGGCAAACACCTGTGTTTCAGTCAGTGCACGGTAGATGTTTAGTCGTCCCTTACCCAGTTTACCGATAAATCCGGGGTTTTGGGCGTCTATGTTGTCGGCAGTTGCCATCAGGCGTGCCATCACCTGACGGGCATTTAAGCCGGGATAGTGGGCACGCACCAGAGCCGCAGCCGCACTCACTTGGGGAGCAGCGAAAGAAGTACCCGAAATGCCGGTGGCAGGATAATAATCGCTGTCATGGCGGTTGTAAGTAGAATAAATATATTGAGCTGGGGCTGCCACGTCCATATGATAACCAAAAGTGCTGCCTGAACCCCAACCACCCCATTTTTGGTCATTGGCGTTGGTGCCCGGCACGGCTATCACTTCGGGGTACACCGCTGGCGACCACTTTTCGTCTTTACCACTGTTTCCGCCAGCAGCCACCAATACAATGTCGTAGTAATCGACCATCAGGCGCAAAAGGTCTCGCTCAAATTCTGATTCGGGCTCGGTGGGTGTAATGGGGCGCCCAAAAGACATGTTGATGACGGAAGCACCTTGCGCTGCTGCATAAAGCAAAGCGCCGTCGAAGTTGAAATAAGTGAAATCGTCTGAAATAGCTTTAATGGGCAGATAACGACAATGAAAGCCCACACCAGCTATCCCTTTGGCATTATCGGGAGTAGCACTGCTTACTCCTGCTACCACAGTTCCATGATATATCCCGCTTAGGTTGGTATCGTTGCCGGCTACGTCATAATAAGCAGGATGCAGGTTGCCCTGCAAGTCCTCGTGGGTGAGACGAAAACCGTAATCTATAATGGCAATCACCACAGAGGGGTTGCCTTGCTCTATATCCCAAGCTTCAAAAGCCTTGATTTTCTCTAAGTAGTATTGATAGTTGGGTGCATTGGCGGAGTTGGTGCCTGGGTCATTGGGCACATACAGCGGTTGGTAATTATAGAGCGGTTCAGCATAGAGCACCCCAGGCAAGCGGCGCAGGGAGTCCAGAGCTACCTGCAGAGCTTGCTTGCTTTGAGTCTTTACGGTAAAAAACTGCTCCAAGACTGCCGGAGGGCGCTTGACAGCAGGGGCGTAGCGCCATTGGCTTTGTTCCGCATAACGTGGTGTAATCTGCAATGCGGACGATTGCGTACGTTGAACGGACTGTGTCTTTTCCAACCACTGCTGCTTCAATTGGGGCGATACTTTCACCACACCATAAAACCAAACAGACTCTTGTGCAAAAGCAGGCACACAGAAGCACACAAGACAAACAAAAGTCAGAAGGCGTTTCATAAAACTTTCAGTTTCTTTGCATATATCCTTTAAAATAGGAAAATGAAACCATTTCATTTTTCTGCGCAGCGAACGATAGGGACTGTAAGCAGCTGCTTTGTCTTGATAGCATGGCTGTTGGGCAATGTCCATGGGGTTGCCTATACCAACGACTCACTTCACTTTGCAGCTTCCGGGCACTCTTTCTGGCACAATGGCACATGGATAGATGCCAACGGGGCAAGGCTTACACACTGGCAACCTCTTTATCCTACTGTTTTAGGTCTTTTTTTGAAACACGACTCAGGGGTTTTTGTGTTGCATTTGCTGTGTCTGATTTGCTTTATTTATGGAACATGGCGTTTGATACGGCTTTGGCAACTATCTGCTTGGTGCTATGTGGCAATTGTGTGCCACCCCATGGTGCTGACTGCCTTTTCTTTTGTATGGACCGAAGCCCTGGCGTTGCCGCTTTTTGTGTGGTTTCTTTGGGGTTATGAACGGCTTCGGCTCTATACTGGTGCCCAGCGCTTGCCTGTCTTTTTATTGCTTGTAGCCCTTATTTGGTGTCGCTTTAGTTTTCTACCGCCTATTTACGCACTTTTATTGTGGGACATCTACCACTTTCAGCAAACAAAACAGCTACGCCTCGCCTGGCTGCTGCTTGCTGTCAGTCTATTGGCAGTATTTGCATGGGTAGCTTATGCCTATCTTTTACAAGGCGGTATGCTTGAAAACTATGGTATGTGGCAAGCTAACTGGCTCAACACTTTGATACTCTACATGCAAGCATGGGGCAATTACTTTTTACCCTCTGCTACAGTTGTGTTGCTGCCGGTTGCCGCTATAATTAGCATTATAGCATTTGTACAGCGGCTTATAAAGCTGCCTGACGCCTTTTTTCCTCGTCGTCTTGCTGCTGCGGCTGGTGCTTGCTTTCTTTTTTTACTGATGGTCAATATTCAGTCCTACGATGACCAACTGCGTTACCTGCTGCCTGTGTGGTTATGCTTCGTTCCTGCAGTGGGTAATCTATGCCCCACTGCCAGTAGAAGTAAGGTGTGGCATGTGGTGTTGATTACATGGTTGTTGGGCACAGCAGCTCGTAGTTTGCATGCTGCATTTTTTTGGCAGCACATAAGACAAAGCGCCTCCATCATTGAGCAGCCGCTGATTCGTAATCATACAAAGGAGCTTTTGTCAAAGGCAAGCGTACATAAAAGGTAGTGCCTCGTGCCGGTTCCGACACAAACAAAATGCGCCCTCCTAAACGATTAACTACCTTTTTTACAATGTAAAGCCCCAAACCGGCACCTTCCGAGCGCTCATGCCCTCGGTAAAACATCTTGAATATATGGGGTTGAATTTCGAATGGTATGCCCACTCCATTGTCTTCTATCGAAAGAATCAGATTATTGTCTTGTACATCGGCTATAATATATACCATGGGGTAGGGCTTGGTATAGTCAGCATATTTCAGTGCGTTGCTGAGTAGGTTATTTACTATCAAACTCAAGCTAAATTTGTCTATTACAACCTCTGACCTAAACTTCACTTCGTAGCGGATATCTATGCGCCCGTCTTGGTTTAAATAGTTGTAATGCTCTACGCTGTAACGGATAAGGTCTTCCAAATCTACCGGTTCTGCTTTATTGTGTGCTTTGGTTTCCGATACAGCTATAACCAATTGAATGGTTTCATCCAGCCGTTCAATGCTTCGCCGCAAATGGTTCACATACTCTTGCACGTTGGCAGGCGAGGGATTCAATTCCATCAATTGCACAATACCCAGAATAGAGCGCAAAGGTGCGCGCAGTTCATGTGAAGCGTGATATACGAAGTTATCCAGCTCATCGCTCAGCCGTTGAAGTTCAGTCATATTGTGTTTCATGTCGGAGATATCCTGCACCACCACCTCTGCTATATTATGCCCAGCTTTCTTGGCGGCAATCAAGCCCCAGAGGTTTTTATGCTGCTTTACACGCAAGAGTGCCTCTTGTGGTGTCACCCGTCCTTTATGGGTCAACTCTTTCATAAAAGTTTCATAAACAGTGCGCTGTGCAAAAAAACTGGCGAACTGGCGGTCGTTCTCTTTGAGATTCAGAATTTCCTGTGCTTTTGGACTGCTTTGTAAAATTTTATTCTCGGACAAATCGACCAACAGCACTCCTATCAGCTCGTTGTCAAACAAGGCTTTATAGAGCCCTTCTTGTTGTTCAAGGTCTATCTGTTTTTGATGCAGCTCCTTTAATTGCAGGCGTATGGTTGCCAGAATGTAGGCTACCCGCTCATACAACCAACGCACTTCTTTAGATGAGCGAGGTGGTGCATCGGAAATGTAGTAGGTCTGGTTTTGCACGGCTTCGTACAAAAGGTGCTCCAATTGAATGATAGGGTTAATCAAACGGCTTCTAAGAAATACCGAAAGAGGGATGCCGCACAAAAGCAAACAGCCGACAAATAAAAGAGCACTGTTCCATAGCTGTTCTTGCTTGAAAGCCCGCAACTCTGAGGTATTTACTTTGGCATACAAGTAGCCCAGCAATTCAGCATGCATGCCACGTATGTCAGCCTTAACGTACAAATGTTCTTCTGCCCATTGCACACTGTCGGTGGTAAGGGCAGCGCCTAAAAAAGTATTCCCGGCAGGATAAGAAAGCCACACACTTCCATCAGGAGTTACCAACTGTACACATTCTACCATCTTTTGCGCTGCTATTTTCTCTATGAACTCGCCAGCAGCTTCCGGTTGTCTCAACTCAATGGGCACAATGCAATATTCGGCGGTCATGCGCAGTTGGTTGAGATGATAGCTTACAAAATGGCGTTTGTGTTGCTGATAGCTGCTATGAAACATAAAATAAAACCCCAACAAAAGCGATACCCCCACCGCCACAAGTGTGTAGAGGGTAATGCGCTTGTCTAATGTCCAATAGCTTTTGCCTTTTATCGCAACCATAGGCACTTCCCTACTTTACTATTTTGGCGAGCTTCAACAGGCGAAAATTGACCACGAAGCCCTTTTGTGTGAGGATTCTTGTATTCATTTCAAACTTCACCTTGCCTTCCGATTCAAAAAAATTCACCATACTTACCTCTTGAGCATAGCCCGGAGTATCACTTACGATTAAAGCACTACTTTGTTGTAGGTAAGGCAACAATTGGCGCAAATGTGTTTCTGAAAGCCTTCCTAACCATATGACGTCAAAAGGCATATGCAGCATCTCTTGCTCATCATGTATAGGAAGCACTCCTATAACTCTTGATTTTGCCTTGCGCTCGGCATATACTTTTCGCAAGACGCGCAGCATCTGATTGTCTTGATAAACCCCTATCAAAAAGACATCTTTCTGAGGACGATGCAATACCGGCCACTCAATAAAATCAACCATCTTGGCTAAAAGGGCTGCCTTTACCTGCCAGTCGTCCACCTCTGTTGTAGGCTGCGACCACGTCGGAATCCATATACCTCCAAATAGCAACAAGCAAAATGCAATTTTGAACCCCAAGTCCTTCATGAAATGTTTGTGCAATAACAGTAGAACCATTCTAAACAAAGGCAAAATACAAAACCTATCGCTTATTTCCTTGAAATTCCTAATTTTGCAAGATGACACATTCTCATGAAGGCTATGAAGCAGATAGTAAAAGACATTGAGTTGATTCAACCTGTGGAAGGGGAAGCTTGTGAAACGGTAAAAACTACCCAAGAACAAGACACCGGCAAAAGCCGCAAATTGTATATTGAAAGTTATGGTTGTCAGATGAACTTCTCTGACAGCGAAATTGTGGCTGCCATTTTACAAGAACATGGCTTCGATACTACCAATAATGCCCAAAAAGCCGACGTAATTTTTCTCAACACCTGTGCCATCCGCGACAACGCCGAACAACGCATCTGGAAGCGTTTACGTGAGCTGGAATCGTTGAAAAACAAAAAACCGGGCTTGCTTGTAGGCTTGCTGGGCTGTATGGCAGAGCGCCTCAAAACCAAGTTGCTCGAAGAAGAAAAAATCGTAGATATCGTAGCTGGTCCGGATGCCTACCGTGACCTGCCGCAGCTTGTAGCAGAAGCCGAAGACGGCAACAAAGCCGTGAATGTCTTTCTCTCACGTGAAGAGACTTATGCCGACATCAACCCGGTACGCCTGAACTCCAACGGCATCACGGCTTTCATCTCTATCATGCGCGGTTGCGACAATATGTGTACATTTTGCGTAGTGCCCTATACCCGTGGGCGCGAACGCAGCCGCAACCCTCACTCTATCGTGCAGGAAGCACGTGCTTTATACGAACGTGGCTACAAAGAAGTAACCCTGTTGGGGCAAAATGTAGATTCCTATTTCTGGACTTCCCATCCCAAGGTTATTTCTCTGAACGAATACCGCAAAGCCCTCACGCGTGGCGAAGACCTCAGCCAATACGAGCAAGTCAACTTTGCCAAGCTGCTTGAAATGGTAGCACAAATAGCTCCTGACCTGCGCGTGCGCTTTTCTACCTCGCATCCCAAAGACATTACCGACGAGGTGCTCTACACCATGCAGCGCTACGACAACATATGCAAATACATACACCTGCCCGTGCAAAGCGGCAACAATCGTATCCTAGAGCTGATGAATCGCACCTATACCCGCGAATGGTATCTTGAGCGCGTGGCAGCCATTCGCCGCATCTTGGGCGAATCCTGCGGCTTATCTTCCGATATGATTGCAGGCTTCTGCAGCGAAACAGAAGAAGAGCACCAAGACACCCTTTCGCTCATGGAAGCCGTAAAATTCGACTTCTCCTATATGTTCTACTACTCGGAACGCCCTGGCACGCCAGCAGCCAAACGTCTGCAAGACGATGTACCATTGGAGGTAAAAAAGCGAAGACTGCAAGAAATCATTGAATTACAAAACAAGCACTCTCTGGAACGTAACCTGATGGACGTGGGCAAAGTGCATCGCGTATTGGTTGAAGGCTACTCCAAACGTTCCAAAGAGCATCTTTTTGGAAGAAATACAGCCAACAAAGTAGTTGTATTTCCTAAAGAGAATTACCAAGCCGGCGACTACGTAGATGTGCTGGTGGAGCAATGCACCAGCGCAACGCTCATCGGCAAAGCCGTAGGCAAATGGACTCCCTAACTGAAAACAACCATGAAAGAATTTATCATAGAACCACTTTCCAAACAATTCGCCACACAAGTACAAGAAAAAATTGACAACAAAATCAAACCTTTAGGTGCTTTGGGCAGGCTTGAAGAGATAGCACTTCAAATTGCCACCATACAGCAAACCCTCACCCCTGCCCTTCAAAAACCTTATGTGTTGGTATTTGCCGGTGACCACGGCATTGCCGTCGAAAGAGTAAGTGCCTATCCACAAGAAGTAACCGCGCAGATGGTACTGAGCTTCGTGCGTGGAAAGGCAGCCATCAATGTGTTTTGCCAACAACACCACTTAAACTTGAAAGTCATTGATGCAGGTGTGGCGGCTGACTTCCCCAAAGATTTGCCTATTGTGCATGCCAAAATAGCCAAAGGCACCCGCAACTTCCTTTATGAGCCAGCGATGACCCAGCAAGAAATGGAGCAAGCCATCCAAACGGGTAGCGAATTGGTCAAAGAAATTCATAAGGAAGGCTGTAATGTGGTGGGCTTTGGCGAAATGGGCATTGCCAATACCTCTTCGGCTTCTGCCATCATGAGTGTGATTACCAAACAACCTGTAGAGGTATGTGTGGGCAGAGGCACAGGTCTCAACGATGAGCAATATCGACACAAAATAGAAGTCTTGCGCAAAGCACTGCTTCACCACCAACTCAGCAGCAATGACCCCTTCGAGGTGCTGCGCATCTACGGCGGCTACGAAATAGCCATGATGTGTGGTGCCATGCTACAAGCAGCGGCGCTGCGCATGCTTATACTGGTCGATGGTTTTATCAGCTCAATAGCTTTTCTAATTGCCTACAAATCCAATCCGTACATACGAAACTACGCTATCTTTTGCCACACTTCGGCAGAGCAAGGGCACCTCAAACTGCTTGAGTATATGCAAGCACGCCCAATCTTACAGCTGGGTATGCGTCTGGGTGAAGGCAGTGCCTGTGCCATAGCTTATCCCGTTGTGGAATCAGCGGTGCGCTTTCTAAATGAAATGGCAAGTTTTGAAGAAGCCGGTGTCTCCAATCGCCAAAATATAGAATCAGACAGCTGTTTGTAACTTTTTGCCAGGGGGTTGGTTTTAATTATACACCAAGAATCACACAAAACAGCCCAACAATGAAAAAAGCAGTACTATTGGTAAACCTTGGTACACCCGATGCTCCACATACACCGGAAGTGCGCCGCTATTTAAAAGAATTCCTTTTGGATGGACGGGTCATAGACATACCCGCGCTTTCGCGTTGGCTTCTGGTCAATCTCATCATTGCGCCATTCAGGGCGCCGCGCTCTGCCAAAGCCTACCGCAAACTGTGGACTGCCGAAGGCTCTCCTTTGAAGGTATATGGCGAACGCCTGAAAACACTGCTGCAGGATGCCTTAGGTGAAGACTACGAGGTGTATCTGGCAATGCGCTACCAAAACCCATCCATGCGCAGCATACTGGCTCAAATTCAACAAAAAGCCTACGAACAAATTATTTTACTCCCTCTTTTTCCACAGTATGCCTCTGCCACCAGCGGCTCTGTGATTCAAAAGTTTTATGATGAAACCCGTCATTGGCAAGCTTTTCCTTCTATAAGCATCGTCTCTTACTTTTACAACCACCCTGCCTTTGTGCAGGCACTGGCAAGCCGGGCGCGCCCCTACATAGAAGCAGACCGCTACGATTACTTTGTTTTCTCATATCACGGGGTGCCTGTGCGGCAAATACAAAAGGCAGACCTTCACGGCTGTTGTTTGCAAACCGAAGACAAAAAAGTGGCAGGCTGCTGCAGCCGGTTGCATGAGCAAAATCAGTATTGCTACCGTGCACAATGCTTTGCCACCACCCGCCTGCTGGCAGAAGCTCTGCAGCTGCCTGCCGAACGCTGCATTACTGCCTTTCAATCGCGTTTGGGCAAAGCCGAATGGATTCAACCCTACACCGAAGATGTCATTCGCCAACTAGCAGAACAAGGTGCCAAAAAAGTACTTGCTTTCTCCCCCGCCTTCATTGCCGACTGCTTGGAAACCACCATCGAGGTAGGCGAAGAATACAAAGAACTTTTTGAAGCGCTGGGCGGTGAAAAGTGGGTACTGGTAGAAAGTCTCAACGACCATGCCAGCTGGGTCGAAGCACTCAGGCAAATAGTAACAGAAGCCACTTTGAACATATCGCGGCAGACGGTTCCTACCCAAGCAACAACTGTCACCAACCAAACAACAGCATAAGCACAACCATAAAAAAACACCATGAGGCTGGTTGAAATACTGAAAAACATGGTGGGCAAAGAAATGCCCGAACAAGCCCCGCCAGTTACCAAGTGGCTCAATTTTGTATTGCGTAAAGTAGAGCAAGGACACCTGACAGCTACTATGGAAGTGCGCCCCGACATGGCAAACCCTTTGGGACTGCTGCACGGTGGCGTGCAAGCGACACTGCTCGACGAAATCATAGGCATGACGGTGCATACTTTAGAAAAAGACAAGCCCTCCGTATCTGTTAACCTAAACATTGATTTTTTAGGGAAGGCACGCGTAGGTGAAACAATAGAGGTAGAGGCATGGGTAGTGCGCCAAGGACGCCAACTCATTCATGTCGTAGGCGAAATACGCAATGCCGAAGGCAAGCTGATAGCCAAAGCAAGCAGCAACATGCTGAACATAGAACCGAAGTAATACCTCTGTGCTTTCAAACAAAGCCCGTGCGCACCGGGTCCTCCGGCTACACGGGCATTTGCTTGTTATTCTAATCCCACAACAAAAAAACGAAATTTTAGTAATATTTGCCGGGCAACAGATAATTTTTTACATAATCGGCAATCCCCTCTTCCAAAGAGGTAAAAGACTTATCGTAGCCCGCAGCACGTAGCTTATCCATTTTTGCCTCGGTAAAGTATTGATATTTATCACGTATGTCCTCCGGGGTATCTATGAAAGAGATGCTCACTGGTTTATCTAACGCATGAAATACAGCTGTTGCCAAATCGAGGAAGGTGCGTGCTTTGCCTGTACCTAAATTGTATATGCCCGAAGGCTTGCGTTTTTCCATCAAGAAAAGACACACCTCTACCACGTCTTTCACATAGATAAAGTCGCGCATTTGCTTGCCATCTTCGAAGTCGGGGCGATGCGAACGAAACAACTTCATGCTGCCGGTTTCGCGAATCTGCCGAAAAGCATGAAACACTACCGATGCCATACGCCCTTTGTGATACTCGTTGGGTCCGTACACATTAAAAAACTTAAGACCCGCCCAGAAAAAAGGTTTCTCTTCCTGCTCCAGCACCCACAGGTCAAACTGCTGTTTTGACCAACCATAAGGGTTCAGTGGCTGCAATTTGGGAATCAATGCCTCGTCGTCAGCATAGCCATGTTCCCCCATTCCGTAGGTGGCTGCCGAAGAAGCATAGACCAAAGGAATTTGATAACGGGTGCAGGCATTCCATACCTCCTTCGAATAGTTCACATTAAGACGCTCAAAAATGGTCTCATCGAACTCAGTGGTATCGGTGCGTGCTCCTAAATGAAACACAAATTCCACAGTCTTTTCATGACGGTGCAGCCAGTCGATAAACTGCTCGCGAGGCACCTGCTCCACTATCGCTTTGCCTTGATAGTTGGGACGCTTGTCTTCGCGCGAAAAGTCGTCAACAGCTACTATGTGTTTGTAGCCGGCTTCATTGAGACGCTGAATCAAACAACTGCCAATAAAGCCGGCAGCTCCGGTTACTACTATCATCTTTGCTTACGATTTGGCAGGAACACCTAAGGTTTCAAGGGCGTATAGCAGACGCTTGACCACTTCTTCCTTACCAAGAATATTCATAATCTCTACCAAATCAGGACCTGCCATCTGCCCAGTAAGAGCCAAACGCAAAGCAGGCATCACCTTACCTACCTTTACTCCCTCAGCTTCTGCCAACTTGCCCAGCAGCTGCTCCATAGCAGTGCCGTCAGGTGCGTCGGTAGTCTGTAGCTTCTCGGCATATGTCTTCAGCAGGCGAGCTGCCTGTTCATTCCAGCGCTTGGCTACTGCTTGTTCATCGAAGGCGGCAGGTGCCACAAAGAAGAAAGAGGCTTCTTCCCAAATATCTTTTGGGAAAGTAATGCGCTCTTTCATCAATTCACAAATACGTATTGCTTTTTCTTTGGCTATGTCGTCGGTGCTTATGCCCACCTTGGCTTGTTCCAAGCCTTCAAAGAAGAAAGGCAACAATTCTTCGCCAGACTTTTGGCGCAGGTACTGTTGATTGAACCACTTGGCTTTTTCGAAGTCGAAGCGCGCACCCGATTTGGTAATACGCTCAAGACTGAACTCTTGAATCAGTTCTTCTAAGGTAAACAACTCACGGTTGTCGCTCGGATGCCAGCCCAACAGCGCCAAGAAGTTGATGATGGCTTCGGGCAAGAAACCGCGTTCACGATACCCTACTGACACATTGCCTTCTTGGTCGGTCCAAGTCAAGGGAAATATAGGGAAGCCCAACTGGTCGGCTACCCGCTTACTTAATTTTCCGTTGCCATCGGGGCGCAGAATCAAAGGCAAGTGCGCAAATTCCGGCGGCT from Thermonema lapsum harbors:
- the rpiB gene encoding ribose 5-phosphate isomerase B encodes the protein MEKAVVFIGSDHAGFEYKEGIKQMLLQEGYKVEDVGTHSADSVDYPDYAHPVAQAVDEGKAQWGILICGSGNGVCMTANKHAKVRAALCWNEETARLARQHNDANVICLPARFVSLEEAQAMVKIFLSTDFEGGRHERRVQKIACA
- a CDS encoding S8 family peptidase, whose protein sequence is MKRLLTFVCLVCFCVPAFAQESVWFYGVVKVSPQLKQQWLEKTQSVQRTQSSALQITPRYAEQSQWRYAPAVKRPPAVLEQFFTVKTQSKQALQVALDSLRRLPGVLYAEPLYNYQPLYVPNDPGTNSANAPNYQYYLEKIKAFEAWDIEQGNPSVVIAIIDYGFRLTHEDLQGNLHPAYYDVAGNDTNLSGIYHGTVVAGVSSATPDNAKGIAGVGFHCRYLPIKAISDDFTYFNFDGALLYAAAQGASVINMSFGRPITPTEPESEFERDLLRLMVDYYDIVLVAAGGNSGKDEKWSPAVYPEVIAVPGTNANDQKWGGWGSGSTFGYHMDVAAPAQYIYSTYNRHDSDYYPATGISGTSFAAPQVSAAAALVRAHYPGLNARQVMARLMATADNIDAQNPGFIGKLGKGRLNIYRALTETQVFAVTPSDPILYALGNEHYALHMKHTNLLTPATHVQVHINSLSPYVNVIAATANIGDMTTLESKETPLGALVIERTGDIPASHTAYIGIEYTADQGIFREYVELRFAPLYPALFDKRLTFWYDTKGHLAVYDYPYSQGMRFNDTTYARAGGFVMAVSQDSLWSTVPDYVGGMNNDFEETASWSAPSAMYTFLQPTATSAYTVTERLYLDSLVPGVLFQEYRVHNRQLFADTVRLGLFYDFDLPNVSLQQCAVDTAVSMIYARDGSGHYAAIALLQAFRQIDTTYYAFDVDGSNGSLALNDGFSAADMWGAMTSNRLQAGGNNANVAALASIHFSIPAQDSAWVAWAVLSAPSHDSLRTLYGLARERFLALRTCALPQVPAVVEVHQTDAVYLASIVPSGGYHFNFYRADSSLYQSGAAMVYVVNTFPSETFFFVENASYDFNHLLPSAWQRVAIVGVPKSPTAIEAAQVPAVRLYPNPSRGVVRIEVDTNRIQAGSMQWWLYAYDGRLLRQAVLSRVESFYLHGLPQGAYVLQLSLSGEMYYFRLLVE
- a CDS encoding sensor histidine kinase; amino-acid sequence: MVAIKGKSYWTLDKRITLYTLVAVGVSLLLGFYFMFHSSYQQHKRHFVSYHLNQLRMTAEYCIVPIELRQPEAAGEFIEKIAAQKMVECVQLVTPDGSVWLSYPAGNTFLGAALTTDSVQWAEEHLYVKADIRGMHAELLGYLYAKVNTSELRAFKQEQLWNSALLFVGCLLLCGIPLSVFLRSRLINPIIQLEHLLYEAVQNQTYYISDAPPRSSKEVRWLYERVAYILATIRLQLKELHQKQIDLEQQEGLYKALFDNELIGVLLVDLSENKILQSSPKAQEILNLKENDRQFASFFAQRTVYETFMKELTHKGRVTPQEALLRVKQHKNLWGLIAAKKAGHNIAEVVVQDISDMKHNMTELQRLSDELDNFVYHASHELRAPLRSILGIVQLMELNPSPANVQEYVNHLRRSIERLDETIQLVIAVSETKAHNKAEPVDLEDLIRYSVEHYNYLNQDGRIDIRYEVKFRSEVVIDKFSLSLIVNNLLSNALKYADYTKPYPMVYIIADVQDNNLILSIEDNGVGIPFEIQPHIFKMFYRGHERSEGAGLGLYIVKKVVNRLGGRILFVSEPARGTTFYVRLPLTKAPLYDYESAAAQ
- a CDS encoding YfiR family protein: MKDLGFKIAFCLLLFGGIWIPTWSQPTTEVDDWQVKAALLAKMVDFIEWPVLHRPQKDVFLIGVYQDNQMLRVLRKVYAERKAKSRVIGVLPIHDEQEMLHMPFDVIWLGRLSETHLRQLLPYLQQSSALIVSDTPGYAQEVSMVNFFESEGKVKFEMNTRILTQKGFVVNFRLLKLAKIVK
- the miaB gene encoding tRNA (N6-isopentenyl adenosine(37)-C2)-methylthiotransferase MiaB, producing the protein MKQIVKDIELIQPVEGEACETVKTTQEQDTGKSRKLYIESYGCQMNFSDSEIVAAILQEHGFDTTNNAQKADVIFLNTCAIRDNAEQRIWKRLRELESLKNKKPGLLVGLLGCMAERLKTKLLEEEKIVDIVAGPDAYRDLPQLVAEAEDGNKAVNVFLSREETYADINPVRLNSNGITAFISIMRGCDNMCTFCVVPYTRGRERSRNPHSIVQEARALYERGYKEVTLLGQNVDSYFWTSHPKVISLNEYRKALTRGEDLSQYEQVNFAKLLEMVAQIAPDLRVRFSTSHPKDITDEVLYTMQRYDNICKYIHLPVQSGNNRILELMNRTYTREWYLERVAAIRRILGESCGLSSDMIAGFCSETEEEHQDTLSLMEAVKFDFSYMFYYSERPGTPAAKRLQDDVPLEVKKRRLQEIIELQNKHSLERNLMDVGKVHRVLVEGYSKRSKEHLFGRNTANKVVVFPKENYQAGDYVDVLVEQCTSATLIGKAVGKWTP